In Syngnathus acus chromosome 5, fSynAcu1.2, whole genome shotgun sequence, a genomic segment contains:
- the brpf3a gene encoding bromodomain and PHD finger-containing protein 3 isoform X7 has translation METLTYAQAQKIVEVDLEGRLHRINISDPLPVITEDEMMAQDIVECNSNKENSVQTQRRKPSNNKGRKNCKNVSQQNKRLGSQQQTASTNSLQLQSPLPEPTFRTFSSVSPLEASPLPTAYYRFIEKSGEELDRVAEYDMDEEDLAWLEMVNQKRVCDGHASVSADTFELLIDRLERESILESRSLALSQCAVDEDAFCCVCLDDECLNSNVILFCDICNLAVHQECYGVPYVPEGQWLCRCCLQSPSRPVDCVLCPNQGGAFKQTSDGRWAHVVCAIWIPEVCFANTVFLEPVEGVTNIPTARWKLTCYLCKQKGCGASIQCHKANCYRAFHVTCAQKAGLYMKIDPVRETGVNGTTFSVKKTAYCEHHSPEGSRRDGSGDESVEGRLVGGRGNRAQRSYTQSSPTPPAKKASKGLKKKSTKGPTRRSNVPVLLVPQIPSHRLNKICTGVEVQRKNQFMQRLHSFWLLKRQSRNGMPLIRRLHSHMQAHRTTEQCVQKEPDEKLCAAREELRYWQKLRQDLERARLLVELIRKRERLKREHVGHDFANSHRNPNNQTMDYAFQMKVQQAATELKLTPALVLLRTTLEQLQEKDTAKIFSQPVNLAEVPDYLEFVSRPMDLSTMRTKLEGHAYCSVADLEEDFELMISNCLKYNSKDTMFHKTALQQREVGRAILRHAHRQSQSIGLDPSTGMHLPDSPNKHGFQQCTWDDVDSLLDPDNRLHLSTDEQLKALLDKLDVVTSMRTSGGRTKRIRLLRREINMLRQKLNQQQTLNAKGEEEEEETKEKKSKRKIVDNGIVSADDSPPVLELTCPASSPLPGDAPLEPPVLGIVTGGRRSPGRSYKRQRTSRSGNKSQGEDEAEVGETPFSQPEAVHEGTPLGTPPASPALGVGRRTSVLFKKAKNGARAGKKKSPSQHNGKAAEDPTNGVPASPHSPRANITVLPPTPPSPHSRHLRSQGHSSDSEADKHSDLTNGKHISEEHDEDQKLNCMASPPKRSRGKPALAKDLINDIGDISESGKLTLLCPDSKTELAPLDLVWAKCRGYPSYPAMIVDPDMPQEGLLHNGIPIPVPPVEVLKLGEWRRTETGQKLFLVLFFDTKRTWQWLPRDKLLPMGMDDTVDKLRLMEGKKPSVRKSVHTAYDRAMMHLNRIRGNLNFTPTSNFI, from the exons AT GGAGACGCTGACGTACGCCCAGGCGCAGAAGATCGTGGAGGTGGACCTGGAGGGCAGGCTCCACCGCATCAACATCAGCGATCCCCTGCCGGTGATCACGGAGGATGAGATGATGGCCCAGGACATTGTGGAGTGCAACAGCAACAAGGAGAACAGTGTGCAGACGCAGAGGAGGAAGCCCTCCAACAACAAAGGAAGGAAGAATTGCAAAAATGTGTCACAGCAGAACAAGCGACTTGGCTCCCAGCAGCAAACGGCATCCACCAATTCCCTCCAGTTGCAGAGTCCGCTCCCAGAGCCCACCTTCCGTACATTTAGCTCCGTTAGCCCCCTGGAAGCCTCTCCTTTGCCCACCGCCTACTACCGCTTCATTGAGAAGTCCGGTGAGGAGCTGGACAGAGTCGCAGAGTACGACATGGACGAGGAAGACCTGGCCTGGCTGGAGATGGTGAATCAGAAACGAGTATGCGACGGCCACGCGTCCGTGTCCGCTGACACTTTCGAGCTTCTGATTGACCGTCTGGAAAGAGAGTCCATCTTAGAATCTCGCAGCCTGGCACTGTCGCAGTGCGCCGTGGACGAGGACGCGTTCTGCTGcgtgtgcctggacgacgagTGCCTGAACAGCAACGTCATCCTCTTCTGCGACATCTGCAACCTGGCCGTGCACCAGGAGTGCTACGGCGTGCCGTATGTACCCGAGGGCCAGTGGCTGTGCCGCTGCTGCCTGCAGTCGCCTTCCCGCCCTGTAGATTGCGTGTTGTGTCCCAATCAAGGAGGTGCCTTCAAGCAGACCAGCGACGGACGCTGGGCCCACGTGGTGTGTGCCATCTGGATCCCGGAAGTGTGCTTTGCCAACACGGTCTTCCTGGAGCCTGTGGAAGGCGTGACGAACATCCCTACCGCCCGCTGGAAGCTCACCTGTTACCTGTGCAAGCAGAAGGGCTGCGGCGCGTCCATCCAGTGCCACAAAGCCAACTGCTACCGCGCCTTTCATGTCACCTGCGCCCAGAAAGCCGGACTCTACATGAAGATAGACCCTGTACGGGAGACGGGCGTCAACGGGACCACTTTCTCGGTGAAGAAGACCGCCTACTGCGAGCACCACTCCCCGGAGGGGTCTCGACGGGACGGGTCTGGAGACGAGTCGGTGGAAGGGAGACTGGTTGGAGGAAGGGGAAACAGGGCGCAGCGCTCTTACACTCAGAGCTCCCCAACGCCACCAGCAAAGAAGGCGTCCAAGggcctgaagaagaagagcacgAAAGGGCCCACGCGTCGTTCCAATGTGCCTGTGCTGCTTGTGCCTCAAATTCCCTCTCACAG GCTGAACAAGATCTGCACAGGAGTAGAAGTCCAGCGGAAGAATCAGTTCATGCAAAGGCTTCACAGTTTCTGGCTACTGAAGCGGCAGTCGCGAAATGGGATGCCTCTAATACGGCGACTTCACTCCCACATGCAGGCCCACCGGACTACCGAACAG TGTGTTCAGAAGGAGCCGGATGAGAAACTGTGCGCTGCCCGAGAGGAGCTGCGTTACTGGCAGAAGTTGAGGCAAGACCTGGAAAGAGCCAGACTACTGGTGGAACTCATTCGCAAGAGAGAGCGGCTAAAGAGGGAACACGTGGGTCATGATTTTGCCAATTCTCACCGAAACCCAAATAATCAAACGATGGACTATGCTTTTCAGATGAAAGTCCAGCAGGCTGCCACGGAGCTGAAGCTAACACCGGCGTTGGTGCTCCTGCGGACGACTTTGGAGCAGCTGCAAGAGAAGGACACTGCCAAAATCTTTTCTCAACCTGTCAATCTAGCAGAG GTCCCAGACTACCTGGAGTTTGTATCCCGGCCCATGGACTTGTCCACCATGCGGACCAAGCTGGAGGGTCACGCCTACTGCTCTGTCGCCGACTTGGAGGAGGACTTTGAGCTCATGATCTCCAACTGCCTCAAGTACAACTCCAAAGACACCATGTTCCATAAAACGGCCTTGCAGCAGCGCGAGGTGGGCAGGGCCATCCTTCGCCACGCCCACAGGCAGTCGCAGAGCATCGGCCTGGACCCGAGCACCGGTATGCACCTGCCCGATTCTCCCAACAAGCACGGCTTTCAGCAGTGTACCTGGGATGACG TTGACTCCCTCTTGGACCCCGATAACAGGCTTCACCTGAGCACAGATGAGCAGCTCAAGGCCTTGCTGGATAAACTGGACGTGGTGACGTCCATGCGGACAAGCGGTGGACGCACCAAGCGCATTCGACTACTGCGGCGAGAAATCAACATGCTGAGGCAGAAGCTGAACCAGCAGCAGACTCTTAACGCCAagggggaagaggaggaggaggagacaaaagaaaagaagtcaAAAAGGAAGATTGTGGATAACGGAATTGTGTCTGCAG ATGactcccctcctgtgttagAACTTACATGTCCGGCGTCATCGCCGCTTCCTGGCGACGCTCCGCTGGAACCGCCCGTCCTGGGCATCGTAACGGGAGGCCGACGCTCTCCCGGGCGCTCCTACAAGCGGCAGAGAACATCACGAAGCGGCAACAAAAGCCAGGGCGAGGACGAGGCCGAAGTGGGCGAAACGCCGTTTTCCCAACCGGAGGCCGTTCATGAGGGCACGCCCTTGGGGACGCCGCCAGCCTCACCCGCGCTGGGCGTCGGCCGGCGCACGTCCGTCTTGTTTAAGAAAGCCAAAAACGGCGCGAGAGCTGGTAAAAAGAAATCTCCGTCGCAGCACAACGGCAAAGCGGCAGAGGATCCGACCAACGGCGTCCCCGCCAGTCCGCATTCACCCCGTGCCAACATCACCGTCCTGCCACCCACTCCTCCCTCGCCTCACTCACGCCACCTGAGATCTCAAGGCCACAGCTCAGACAGCGAGGCGGACAAACACTCTG ACCTAACAAATGGAAAACACATCTCGGAGGAACACGACGAAGACCAAAAACTCAA CTGCATGGCGTCACCTCCAAAACGCAGCCGAGGGAAACCCGCGCTGGCCAAGGATCTCATCAACGACATTGGAGATATCTCAGAATCGG GCAAGCTTACACTTCTTTGTCCAGACAGCAAGACGGAATTGGCCCCTCTTGATCTGGTGTGGGCCAAATGCAGAGGATATCCATCATACCCTGCCATG ATCGTTGACCCAGACATGCCCCAGGAAGGACTCCTCCATAACGGCATCCCCATCCCAGTGCCTCCTGTGGAGGTGCTCAAGCTGGGCGAGTGGAGGCGGACTGAGACTGGACAAAAGCTCTTCCTGGTGCTCTTCTTTGACACCAAACGGACCTG GCAGTGGCTCCCTCGGGATAAACTGCTGCCCATGGGAATGGATGACACGGTGGACAAACTTCGCCTGATGGAAGGCAAGAAGCCGAGCGTTCGCAAGTCGGTGCACACGGCGTACGACCGAGCCATGATGCACTTGAACCGCATCCGAGGCAACCTTAActtcacccccacctccaacTTTATATGA